A single genomic interval of Juglans regia cultivar Chandler chromosome 1, Walnut 2.0, whole genome shotgun sequence harbors:
- the LOC118343938 gene encoding ankyrin repeat-containing protein At5g02620-like, whose translation MDKSNHDIEEDNVAALYEASHKGCESTLNSLMQRDALILNKISLTSFTDTPLHIAVLHGHLEFTTALLRKKPNLTSRKDSRGRTALHLASAEGHAEIVRELLQSDTAHVNCLARDQDGRIPLHLAVMRGHIEVIEKLLNSKPNSISEDLDGASVLHMCVKYNCLDALKLLVESAHDDNGYSLNSKDNYGNSILHLAVMLGQTETIKYLLSVSKIKGEANAINRIGNTALDVLELGHRDFKSLKIQDMLMAAGVRRSKDLNSPDLLPTTQREPARYINIEGQPAPAAQSRFKKWWAYFCLCGWFKYFKRHPSDMIVEARGTLMLVATVIATVTFQTGINPPGGVWQNDGKYNNRNCTSGSAVLSDINPDAYKFLLYFNTTSLVAALSVVLLVTIGIPKRSKLFVWLLTLAMLIAVTFMLLTYFWAAFLVTSDAVLENINETSLLLIFGIWDVVLLIAGVVLIYRLIVLLVKLLLKCIRCLTMSPTN comes from the exons ATGGACAAAAGTAATCATGATATTGAAGAAGATAACGTAGCTGCACTGTATGAAGCTTCACATAAAGGGTGTGAAAGCACTTTGAACTCGTTGATGCAAAGGGACGCTCTCAttcttaacaaaatttcattgacGTCCTTCACCGACACGCCCTTACATATAGCAGTTCTGCATGGTCACCTAGAATTCACTACGGCTTTACTCAGGAAGAAACCTAATCTCACCAGCCGTAAGGACTCGAGGGGTCGAACTGCCCTTCACTTGGCTTCTGCGGAGGGCCACGCCGAGATTGTGAGAGAATTGCTGCAATCAGATACTGCTCATGTTAATTGCCTGGCTCGTGATCAAGATGGGAGAATTCCTCTCCACTTAGCCGTGATGAGAGGACACATAGAGGTAATAGAAAAGTTGCTTAATTCCAAACCGAACTCGATCTCGGAGGATCTCGATGGAGCCAGTGTTTTGCACATGTGTGTTAAATATAACTGTTTGGATGCTCTGAAATTGCTAGTGGAATCTGCTCATGATGACAATGGATATTCCCTCAACTCCAAAGACAATTATGGTAACTCCATATTGCATTTAGCTGTGATGCTCGGGCAAACGGAG ACAATAAAATACTTACTTTCAGTATCAAAAATCAAAGGAGAGGCCAATGCCATAAACAGGATTGGTAACACTGCTTTGGATGTCTTAGAGTTAGGCCATAGAGATTTTAAATCTCTCAAAATCCAAGACATGCTAATGGCAGCTGGTGTTCGAAGATCCAAAGATCTAAATTCTCCTGATCTACTACCAACAACACAGCGTGAACCAGCAAGGTACATTAATATTGAAGGACAGCCAGCGCCAGCTGCTCAATCAAGGTTTAAGAAATGGTGGGCATACTTTTGTTTGTGCGGATGGTTTAAGTATTTTAAGCGTCACCCATCAGATATGATTGTCGAGGCACGTGGCACATTGATGTTGGTGGCCACTGTAATTGCAACCGTTACTTTCCAAACTGGGATCAACCCTCCAGGTGGTGTTTGGcaaaatgatggaaaatataataatcGGAATTGTACGTCGGGCTCTGCGGTGTTATCTGATATCAACCCAGATGCTTACAAATTCCTTTTGTATTTCAACACCACCTCTCTTGTTGCAGCTCTGAGCGTCGTACTTCTGGTCACCATTGGAATTCCTAAGAGAAGCAAACTTTTTGTATGGCTTTTGACTTTAGCCATGCTTATTgcagtcacgttcatgctattaACCTATTTTTGGGCGGCATTTTTGGTGACCTCGGATGCTGTTTTAGAAAATATCAACGAGACTTCCCTTTTATTAATATTCGGAATTTGGGATGTAGTGCTTCTGATTGCTGGTGTGGTTCTCATATATCGCCTGATCGTTTTGTTGGTGAAGTTGTTACTTAAGTGCATACGCTGTTTGACAATGAGTCCAACAAATTAA